The Drosophila teissieri strain GT53w chromosome X, Prin_Dtei_1.1, whole genome shotgun sequence genome has a segment encoding these proteins:
- the LOC122624484 gene encoding uncharacterized protein LOC122624484 → MPFPIHPPKQMPCPHWQHFPISPVDSKPNPFDAVGGAAAAATQVSIGANKPPEPVSYRYCLQCKNSGKEPSNPADRE, encoded by the coding sequence ATGCCGTTCCCCATCCATCCGCCCAAGCAGATGCCCTGCCCCCACTGGCAGCACTTCCCCATCAGTCCCGTGGACAGCAAGCCGAATCCCTTCGATGCCGTGGGCggagcggcggcagcggccacCCAGGTCAGCATTGGGGCCAACAAGCCACCGGAGCCGGTATCCTATCGCTATTGCTTGCAGTGTAAGAACTCCGGCAAGGAGCCATCGAACCCCGCAGACAGGGAGTAG